The DNA sequence ACGTTAGCTGGGCCTGGTCGCAGAGCAGCAGGCTTTGCTCGGCCATGTCACGCTTCAGAAACGCATCTTTCACGCCCCAGATAATCTGCGTCGGCACCGTCACGCGGCCCACGGCCGGCAGCTGGCCGGGTGTGCGCACCGCCGCCCGGTACCAGTTGATCATGCTGCGCATGGCCCCGGGCTGCCGCCAGGCGGCTACGTACTCGGCCAGGTCGGCGGTGCTGAAGGTGCCCCGCCGGCTGGTTCCCGCCAGGGCCTGCCGGCCCGCCGCCCAGTTGTTGCGCCGCACCAGCCACTCGGGCAGCCAGGGCAGTTGAAAAAAGAAGATGTACCAGCTTTTGCGCAGCTGCTCGGCGCTACGGCGCAGCGTCCGGAACATGACGCTGGGGTGCGGCACGTTCAGCACCGCCAGCTTCCGCACCCGCTCGGGGTAGTGAGTCGCCAGGTGCCAGGCCACGGCCGCGCCCCAGTCGTGGCCCACGACGAAGGCCTGCCGCTGCCCGGCCGCGTCGAGCAAGCCCAGCACGTCGCGGGCCAGCGTGTCGAGGCGGTAGTCGGCCACGCGGTGGGGCTTGTCGCTCAGGTTGTAGCCCCGCTGGTCGGGGGCCCACACCCGGTAGCCGGCCGCCGCCAGCGGGTGCAGCTGCCGGTGCCAGGCGTACCAGAACTCCGGAAACCCGTGCAGCAGGATTACCAGCGGCCCATCGGTGGGGCCGCACTGCACCACGTGCAGCCGGATGCCGTTGGTGTCGACGTACTGGTGTTCGAGGTCGTAATGCACCCTTCGCTTTACTGCTAGCATGGCGTCGGGGTCAATGGGAAGCTCAGGCGGCCTCGGGCCGGTGGGCCGATTGCGGAGCCCGGTTCCGGGTTTGCTCGTGCAATTGGCGCACGATGGGCAGCAGGTCGCTGAGCTTGCAGCAGCAGGCCAGGCGGGCTACTTTTTCGGGTTTGCTCTCGGGGAGCGGGGCGGCCGACGCGTCGGCGGCGCGGTGGGTAATAGTCATCATCGTAAGCGGTTAATTCGGTAGCGGGTGAGTAGAAGAGAGCAAAAAGCCGAAGGCAGCGGGCGGGCGGCGGGGTGCGTTTCTGGTTCACTTTCTCTCTCCTCTCAGCACCGCAGCTGGCCCGTCAGCCGGCCTGGGCAAACAAATCGAGCTGCTGCGTGACCAGGGCCGAGCGCACCGAGCCGGCCCCAAACAGAATCTGGCGGCGGATGGTCTGCTCGTCGTAGTCGCGGGTTTCCAGGGCCTGGCCCTTGCAGGTAATAAAGTATTTGGCCCGCTTGAGCACCACCCCGAACTTGTGCAGATGGTCGAGGCTGAGCGGCGAAAAGCGGCGGGCGGCCACGATGCGCTTGGCCGAGCGCGCCCCCACCCCGGGAATGCGCAGGATCATCTCGTAGTCGGCCGTGTTGATGTCAATCGGGAATACGTGGCGGTTGCGCAGGGCCCAGGCCAGCTTGGGGTCAATTTCCAGGTCCAGGAACGGGTGCTCGGGGTCCAGGATTTCATCGGCCTCGAAGCCGTAGAAGCGCATCAGCCAGTCGGTCTGGTAGAGGCGGTGCTCCCGAATCACGGGGGGCTGCGTCACCTGGGGCAGGCGCAGGTCGTCGGTGATGGGAATGTAGCCCGAGTAGTACACGCGCTTCAGGCCGTAGCCTTTGTAGAGCGAGTCGGTGAGCTTGATGATCTGGTGGTCATTCTCGGCCGAGGCCCCCACGATGAGCTGGGTGCTCTGGCCGGCGGCGGCGAAGCTGGGCACCTTCTTGAACAGGGCCTTTTCCTCCTTGTTCTGGGTAATACCGTCCCGGATCTGGCCCATCGGGGTCAGGATTTCCTCGTAGTTTTTCTCCGGGGCCAGGGTGGTCAGGCTCAGCTCCGAGGGCAGCTCGATGTTCACGCTGAGGCGGTCGGCGTAGAGGCCAGCTTCGGCAATGAGCTCGGGCGAGGCGCCGGGAATGGTTTTGACGTGGATGTAGCCGTTGAACTTGTGCTCGGTGCGCAGCTTTTTGATGATGCGCACCAGCCGCTCCATCGTGTAGTCGGAATCCTTGAAGATGCCCGAGCTCAGAAACAGCCCCTCGATGTAGTTGCGGCGGTAGAAGTTCATGGTCAGATCCACGACTTCATCCACGGTGAAGGCGGCGCGCTTCACGTCGTTGGAGCGGCGCGAGACGCAGTAGGCGCAGTCGAAGATGCAGTAGTTGGTCAGCAGGATCTTGAGCAGCGACACGCAGCGGCCGTCCTCGGTGAAGGAGTGGCAAATGCCCATTCCCTCGGCGTTGCCCAGGCCCTTGTTCTCATTTTTACGCTTGCCGCCGCTGCTGGAGCACGACACGTCATACTTCGCGGCATCTGCCAAAATACTTAGCTTTTCCTGAATCCGCTCGTTCATTAGGGGCTGGTTTAGGGCTTAAAAATAGCAGATTGAATCTTTCTGCGCAATAATATACCAAGCTAATTTTTTTAGGAAATGGTTCCCCAAGCCGCTACTTCGGGCCAACTTCCGGCCCAGTTGGCGCGCCCTCCGCCCCGCAGCCCGTTCTTAGTTTCGAGCCAGAGTTGCGGACCGCCCCTTCTCCTGCGTAACTTGCCGTGTAGGGCTCCATCGGCGGCAGGCGCCGCCGGTTGCGGGCCACCGTGTTGTTGCGTTCATGACTCCTCCTGTTTGGCTTGTTCGGGTGTTGCCCAGCCGTTTGTTCTGGCTGCTGGCGTTGCTGTGGCTGGCCGGGCCGGCGTGGGCCCAGCAGCCCACCCCGCCGGTCGTCACGGACTCGATGCGCACCCAGCCCGAAACCCGGCGCGACTCGCTGCGCCGCCGCTTCGACCAGGAGCGGGTGCTCACGGGCCTGAAGGCCTATACCAAGCGCAAAACCATTGCCGGCAAAGCCGCCTCGGCCATTTTCAACTTCACCGAGCGCCAGGAAGACCGCATGGGCATCGACGTGGAGCTGCTCGACCGGCAGTTCGACCAGCACAGCTACAAAATCGTGCGCCGCATTGATATCCGGGCCCTCGATGCCTTTGGCTACAGCGTCTCGGACCCCACGCGCAAGCCGCGCAACGTGCTGGAGCGCACCGGCAACAGCCTGCACATTACCACCTCCCGGGCCCGGGTGCGGCAGCTACTGCTGTTTCGGGTGGGCGAAGAGCTGGCCCCGCAGGCCCTGACCGAATCGGAGCGCCTGTTGCGCCAAACCCCCGAGCTGCTCGACGCCCGCGTGTTCGTGGACGAGGAAACGACTACCCAGGACAGCGTCGACATCCGCATCATCACCAAGGACGTGTTCAGCATCGGGGCCAACTACCAGCTGCGCGACGTGGGCGCGGGCGTGGTCGAGGCCGACGACATCAACTTCCTGGGCCAGGGCCACCAGGTGCGCAACCGCTTCGAGTACGGCCGCACCGAGCCGCAGTCGTGGAGCTACGAGGGCAGCTACGTGGTGCCGTTCCGCAACTTCATCAACGGGCAGGTGCGCTACCGCAACGAGTTTCAGTACGAGGAAAAGGCCATCAGCTTCTCCCGCGACTTTTACTCGCTCAACACCCGCTACGCCGGGGCCGCCTCGCTGCGCATTGCCCGCCAGGGCGTGCCCTACATCGTGCCCGATCAGCCCACGGTGTACCTGGCCTCCAACTACAGCGTGAAGGATGCCTGGCTGGGCCGCTCGTTCCGGCTGCGCAGCTACGATCTGGGCTACGAAAACCCCGGCCGCCTGATTGTGTCGGGCCGCATGATTAACACCGCCTACACCGCCCGGCCCAACCCCGACTACCTGAACTCCTCGCTGATGCTGGGCACGGTGGGCTACAGCGTGCGGCGCTACTATAAGGACAAGTACCTGTTTGGCTTCGGCCGCACCGAGGACATTCCGACGGGCTCCATCCTGAGCTTCACGGCCGGCTACGACATGAATACCCGGGCCAACCGCAACTACTACGGCGTGCGGGCCGCCACCGGCAACTTCAGCGTGCGCAACGGCTACCTGTACCTAAGCGGGGAGTTCGGCAGCTTCATCCGGCGGCACGACAAAGACTGGCAGCAGGGCCTGCTGAGCACCGAGGTGCTGTATTTCACCCGCCTCTACCACACCGGCAACTGGCAGTGGCGGCACTTCTTCTGGAACCGCTCGGCCCTGGGCTTCAACCGCCTGCCCGGCGAGCAGGGCCTGCTCATTGGGGGCAACCGGGGCCTGCGCGGCTTCGAGTCCGACATGCGCGGGGGCAGCCGCTTCGTGATGAACTACGAAACCACCGTGTTTACGCCCGTCTCGTTTCTGGGCTTCCGCGTGGCCGGCGTGGCCTTCGTGGATGCGGCCTGGCTGGCCACCCAGCCCGGCCAGGAGCTGCCCTTCCGCAACACGCCCTACACCGGCTTCGGCCTGGGCCTGCGCCTGCGCAACGAATACATTGCCGTGCGCACCGTGCAGCTGCTGCTGGGCTACTACCCCCGGGGCCAAACCAACCCCAACGGCTTCCGCATCTTCGAAAACGCCCGCCCCTACTACGATTTCAGCGACTTCAACTTCGCCCAGCCCAACACCGTGCGCTACGAGTAGGTGAATGAGTGAATGAGTGAAGTGGTTGTTCTGGCGGCGCGCGGGCGGCGCGGCGCGTTCCAACTTGCGGAAGGCCGGTTTTCGCGCGTAGACCGGCCTTACACTTGTTGGTAACGATAGTTTACGCGCGAAAACCACCGTTGCACTTGTTGGCAGTGCCATCTTTCGCGTGAAAACCGGTTCTGCACTTGTTGGCAGTGGCATCCTACGCGTGAAAACCTGCCTTCCAAATGTTTGGAAGGCCGCCCTACGCGCGAAAAGCTTCGTTCAACAAGTTGGAACAGCATCCTACGCGCGAAAGATGGCCTTCCAAACTTCTGGCCGCGGGTTTACGAGCCACGGATGCGCTACCGCGCCAGATAGGCTACCTTTGCCCTAGAAGGTCCGCCTTTCCTACTTCACTCATTCACTCATTCACCTCTTCACCGCATGCTTGCGCTAGGCGATTTTAACGAACTGGAAGTGGCCCGCGCGGTCGATTTTGGCCTGTATCTGACCTCCGACGACGGCGACCTGCTAATTCCGGGCAAGTACGTGCCCGAGGGTACCCAAATCGGCGACGTGCTGCGCGTGTTCGTCTACCGCGACTCGGAAGACCGCCTGATTGCCACCACCCTGGAGCCCCTGGTGCGCGTGAATCAGTTTGCGGCCCTCACCGTGCGCGACGTCAGCGGCGCGGGCGCCTTCCTGGACTGGGGCCTGGAAAAAGATCTGCTGCTGCCCTACAGCAACCAGTGGCGCAACCTGCGGCCCGGCCAGCGCGTGACGGTGTACGTGTACCTGGACGAAACCACGGACCGCATCGTGGCCACCGCCAAGTGGGACCGGTTTCTGAGTGAGGAGCCCTTCCCCGGCCAGCCCGGCGACGCGGTGCAGCTGCTCATCGCGGCCGAAACCGACCTGGGCTACTCGGCCATCGTGAACGGCACCCACCAGGGCCTGCTCTACTACAATGAGGTGTTCAAGCCCCTGCGCCTCGGCGACACGCCCACGGGCTACGTGCGCCAGATCCGGCCCGACGGCAAGCTCGATCTGAGCCTGCAGAAGCTGGGCTACGACGAGGCCCTCGACGCGGCCGAAACCCTGCTGGCGGCCCTGCGCAAGGGCGGCGGCACGCTGCCGCTCTCCGATAAAAGTGAGCCCGACGACATTTACCGCCGCCTGGGAATGAGCAAGAAAGTGTTCAAGAAAGCCCTGGGCTCGTTGTATAAGCGCGGCCTCGTACAACTGTTGCCCGAGCAGACGCGTCTGGTAGAGGGAAAGTAATCCGCTGCACTTTTCCCGCGCTTACACCGCTGCTGAGCGGCCTTTCTGCGTAAGGGTAGCCGGACTTTTACGTTGCCTACTCCCCTGCTACCCGCTTACGCCGCGCCATGAAACTTCACAAAACCGCTCTGATTGCCGGGGCCAGCGGCCTGATCGGCAGCCAGCTGCTGCCCCTGCTGCTCGCCTCCGACCGCTACGCCAAGGTTATTGCCGTGGGCCGGCGGCCCCTGCCCATCGTGCACCCCAAGCTGGAGCAACGCGTGCTCGATCTGGACCAGCTGGAGCAGCACCGCATGGCCCTCATTGCCGACGACGTGTTCTGCTGCCTGGGCACCACCATGCGGCAGGCCGGCTCGAAGGAGGCCTTCTACAAAGTGGATTATTTGTATGTAGTAAAGCTAGCGGCCCTGACGGCCACCAACTTCGCGGCCCAGTTCATGGTGGTGTCGGCAATGGGCGCCGATGCCCGCTCCCGCATCTACTACAACCACGTAAAAGGCGAAATGGAAGACGCCGTCCGCCAAACCCAGTTCCGGGCCATTCACATCTTCCGCCCCTCCCTGCTGCTGGGTGAGCGGGGCGAAAAGCGCGCCGGCGAGCAGCTAGGCGCGGTTTTGCTGCGCGTGCTGAACCCCTTGCTGGTCGGGCCGCTGCGCAAGTACCGGGCCGTGCCGGCCGCTGCCGTGGCCCGGGCCATGCTGCGGGCCGCCGAAGATGACGGGGGCGGGATTTTAGTGCACTTATCCGATGAAATAGCCGCCGGGCGGGTGCCGGCGCGCTAAGTCCGGGCGGCGGTGCGTACTTTTGGGCTTGTACTTTTCATTTACTGCCTTTCTGGACTCATGAAGCGTTTTTCGGTTTCCCTGCTTTTCCTGCTCTTGCTGCTCAGCACCACGCTGGTATCAGCCCAATCCAAAAAGAAATCGGGCGGTAGCAGCTCGGGCTACAGCACGGGCATCGGCCTGCGCGGCGGCGGCTACTCGTCGGGCCTCACCATCAAGCACTTTATGAGTGGCAAAAACGGCGTGGCCCTCGAAGCCCTGGTGACGACCGAATACAAGGCCCGCGGGGCCCGGCTCACCCTGCTCGGCGAAAAGCACAAAGCCCTGGCCGACGTGAAAGGCCTGCAGTTTTACTACGGCGCTGGTTTTCACCTGGGCGCTTACCAGGGTCGCTACTACTTCGAAGATGCCCGCTACTACCGCTACGGCCGCAAGAAAAAGGACGTGTACGTGCTCTACGACTACCGCTACGACGATGCCACGTACGTCGCCTTCGGCGCCGACCTGATTCTGGGCCTGGAGTACAAGATGGAAGACCTGCCCTTCGTGGTCGGCGTCGACTACAAGCCCTATTTCGAAGTATTCCACGGCTACACCGGCTTCTACAACGACGCGGCCGTGAGCCTGCGCTACACCTTCTAACCCGTTGCGTATCGGTCCGTGACCGGTAACAGCGTGCTGTGCCGAGCCGGCCGCGGAAGCTTCCGCGGCCGGCTTTTTTGCGTCCGCGCCAGCCGCACCAGTCCACCGCAGCCGCACCACAAGCTGATTGTATGGCATCCGGCGCTGTGTATTTGCCCCGCTACTCTGGCCGCCCAACCCAGCGCGCAGGAAAAACCAGGTAGAAACACGTGGTTTCCAAAAGGGGGATTTATACGCGTAAAACGCTGGGCTGATTGTTTTTCCTTTGTCTTAGCAGGGAGCCGCACGTAGCCGCCCCCCTTTTCCACTCCTCCACCAGGTCTTCTTGACCACACTATACCAAAACCCATGACAAACAACCTAACCATCGACGACGCCGGGCGGGCTTTCATCACGCATGAAGAAGGCGAAGTACTACACGAATACAAGTGCGCAGCGGGCGTGGACACCATCGGCGTGGGCCATACCCAGGGCGTCTTCGACGGAGAGGTAATCACGGAAAGCCAGAGCCAGGCATTCCTGAGTGCAGACCTGTCCCATTTCGAAGCCGCCGTCAACCGGATGGTCACGGTGCCGCTCAATCAGCATCAGTTCAACGCGCTGGTGTCTTTTGCCTTCAACCTCGGCGAAGGAGCCCTGCAAAAGTCTTCGCTTCTGAAGCTGATTAACGCCAACGTAAAAGACCCCGCAGAGCTAACTGCCCACTTCACCATGTGGGACAATGTAAACGGCAAGCCGAACGCCAGCATTTTGGCGCGCAGAAACCGCGAAGCTGCTCTATTCTTATCCAACTGATTTCTCAACGGCAGTCTGGCCGCGTCAGCGCAAGCCCCGGGGGGGCAGACACGCATAGCACCGCCTGATTCATACCGGATGGGGCATCAAACACGCGCGGCCCGGGCCCCATGCGGAGGCTGCTGGTAGTACCAGCAGCCTCCGCATGGGGCCCGGGCCGCGCAGTTAGAAAGCCCGGCGGCTCAGTAGGCCGGGCAGCAGGCAACTTTAGCGCCAGCCTGTCTTATTGGAGCTTAATGCGGTACACCGCGTCGGTGACGCCGCCGAACAGGCCGTAGCCGTTGGGAATGTTGGACGCCAGCGGCGCGGGCTCGGCGAAGGGGTTGCCGTCGGTGTTGTTGTAGCGCTGGCGCGAGAGGTGAAAGTTGTAGGCCTCGCGCGTGAGGCTGCTGACAAATACCTCCATATACGCGGCCTCATTGCAAACGCCCGAGTACGAGCAGCCCCCGGGATAGTAGCGCACGTCGGCATTGAGCGAGAAGCGCTTCCCGTTCACGTTGGTGTCGGCGTACGGATAAAACCCGTAGGTGCCGTAGCCGCCGCCGCTGATGGCCGACAGGCTGGAAAGCTGGAACTGACCGACTTCGGGGGTCACGATGTCGCCGTTGTTGTCCTGGTCGACCTGCACCTCCGCCCAGCCCGTGGTGAGCTTATAGTCCTTATCGACGACGCGGGCAAAGGCCACGTAGTAGTTGGCCGCGCCGGGGTCGTCGGCCACGGTCACCGAGAGCTTGCCGCGCACGTCATTCGGGCTGCTCTTGCTTTGGTTTTTGGTGAAGGTCGCGCTTTCGATGACGGCGGCCTTGGGCATGGTCAGGGTGCTTTCCACCGTTTCGAAGCCCGGCAGCGAGGCGCGCAGCGTGTAGGTGCGGCCCGGCTCGCCCTTCAGCCGCTTGGTTTGCCGGTAGTAGCCCTGCTCGCTGTCGTAGTACGGCGAGGTAGACTGCAGCGCCTCGAAGGATTCCACCACGGCCCCCTTATCGTCCGTGATGACGACCGTGGCGTCGCGGCGGCCTTTGAGCTCGTTCAGGTCGAATACGCGCTGGCTGTTGCTCACGTAGAGGCGGCGCAGGCGGGCCAGCTCGTCGTTCGAGTTCGGGGGCTGAAAGTCGAAGTCGTAGTTCGACAGCTCAAACTGCAGGGCAATGCGGGGCGTGTGCTTGGGCTCGGGCAGGTCC is a window from the Hymenobacter aquaticus genome containing:
- a CDS encoding alpha/beta fold hydrolase, with amino-acid sequence MLAVKRRVHYDLEHQYVDTNGIRLHVVQCGPTDGPLVILLHGFPEFWYAWHRQLHPLAAAGYRVWAPDQRGYNLSDKPHRVADYRLDTLARDVLGLLDAAGQRQAFVVGHDWGAAVAWHLATHYPERVRKLAVLNVPHPSVMFRTLRRSAEQLRKSWYIFFFQLPWLPEWLVRRNNWAAGRQALAGTSRRGTFSTADLAEYVAAWRQPGAMRSMINWYRAAVRTPGQLPAVGRVTVPTQIIWGVKDAFLKRDMAEQSLLLCDQAQLTYLPASHWVQHEEADAVTALLLRTFAV
- a CDS encoding putative DNA modification/repair radical SAM protein — encoded protein: MNERIQEKLSILADAAKYDVSCSSSGGKRKNENKGLGNAEGMGICHSFTEDGRCVSLLKILLTNYCIFDCAYCVSRRSNDVKRAAFTVDEVVDLTMNFYRRNYIEGLFLSSGIFKDSDYTMERLVRIIKKLRTEHKFNGYIHVKTIPGASPELIAEAGLYADRLSVNIELPSELSLTTLAPEKNYEEILTPMGQIRDGITQNKEEKALFKKVPSFAAAGQSTQLIVGASAENDHQIIKLTDSLYKGYGLKRVYYSGYIPITDDLRLPQVTQPPVIREHRLYQTDWLMRFYGFEADEILDPEHPFLDLEIDPKLAWALRNRHVFPIDINTADYEMILRIPGVGARSAKRIVAARRFSPLSLDHLHKFGVVLKRAKYFITCKGQALETRDYDEQTIRRQILFGAGSVRSALVTQQLDLFAQAG
- a CDS encoding BamA/TamA family outer membrane protein encodes the protein MTPPVWLVRVLPSRLFWLLALLWLAGPAWAQQPTPPVVTDSMRTQPETRRDSLRRRFDQERVLTGLKAYTKRKTIAGKAASAIFNFTERQEDRMGIDVELLDRQFDQHSYKIVRRIDIRALDAFGYSVSDPTRKPRNVLERTGNSLHITTSRARVRQLLLFRVGEELAPQALTESERLLRQTPELLDARVFVDEETTTQDSVDIRIITKDVFSIGANYQLRDVGAGVVEADDINFLGQGHQVRNRFEYGRTEPQSWSYEGSYVVPFRNFINGQVRYRNEFQYEEKAISFSRDFYSLNTRYAGAASLRIARQGVPYIVPDQPTVYLASNYSVKDAWLGRSFRLRSYDLGYENPGRLIVSGRMINTAYTARPNPDYLNSSLMLGTVGYSVRRYYKDKYLFGFGRTEDIPTGSILSFTAGYDMNTRANRNYYGVRAATGNFSVRNGYLYLSGEFGSFIRRHDKDWQQGLLSTEVLYFTRLYHTGNWQWRHFFWNRSALGFNRLPGEQGLLIGGNRGLRGFESDMRGGSRFVMNYETTVFTPVSFLGFRVAGVAFVDAAWLATQPGQELPFRNTPYTGFGLGLRLRNEYIAVRTVQLLLGYYPRGQTNPNGFRIFENARPYYDFSDFNFAQPNTVRYE
- a CDS encoding CvfB family protein → MLALGDFNELEVARAVDFGLYLTSDDGDLLIPGKYVPEGTQIGDVLRVFVYRDSEDRLIATTLEPLVRVNQFAALTVRDVSGAGAFLDWGLEKDLLLPYSNQWRNLRPGQRVTVYVYLDETTDRIVATAKWDRFLSEEPFPGQPGDAVQLLIAAETDLGYSAIVNGTHQGLLYYNEVFKPLRLGDTPTGYVRQIRPDGKLDLSLQKLGYDEALDAAETLLAALRKGGGTLPLSDKSEPDDIYRRLGMSKKVFKKALGSLYKRGLVQLLPEQTRLVEGK
- a CDS encoding NAD(P)H-binding protein, with translation MKLHKTALIAGASGLIGSQLLPLLLASDRYAKVIAVGRRPLPIVHPKLEQRVLDLDQLEQHRMALIADDVFCCLGTTMRQAGSKEAFYKVDYLYVVKLAALTATNFAAQFMVVSAMGADARSRIYYNHVKGEMEDAVRQTQFRAIHIFRPSLLLGERGEKRAGEQLGAVLLRVLNPLLVGPLRKYRAVPAAAVARAMLRAAEDDGGGILVHLSDEIAAGRVPAR
- a CDS encoding lysozyme, with protein sequence MTNNLTIDDAGRAFITHEEGEVLHEYKCAAGVDTIGVGHTQGVFDGEVITESQSQAFLSADLSHFEAAVNRMVTVPLNQHQFNALVSFAFNLGEGALQKSSLLKLINANVKDPAELTAHFTMWDNVNGKPNASILARRNREAALFLSN
- a CDS encoding DUF4249 domain-containing protein, with the protein product MYISSRPVRAALLLLSLGLGACETTLDLPEPKHTPRIALQFELSNYDFDFQPPNSNDELARLRRLYVSNSQRVFDLNELKGRRDATVVITDDKGAVVESFEALQSTSPYYDSEQGYYRQTKRLKGEPGRTYTLRASLPGFETVESTLTMPKAAVIESATFTKNQSKSSPNDVRGKLSVTVADDPGAANYYVAFARVVDKDYKLTTGWAEVQVDQDNNGDIVTPEVGQFQLSSLSAISGGGYGTYGFYPYADTNVNGKRFSLNADVRYYPGGCSYSGVCNEAAYMEVFVSSLTREAYNFHLSRQRYNNTDGNPFAEPAPLASNIPNGYGLFGGVTDAVYRIKLQ